Proteins encoded together in one Mastomys coucha isolate ucsf_1 unplaced genomic scaffold, UCSF_Mcou_1 pScaffold16, whole genome shotgun sequence window:
- the Psmd4 gene encoding 26S proteasome non-ATPase regulatory subunit 4 isoform X1 encodes MVLESTMVCVDNSEYMRNGDFLPTRLQAQQDAVNIVCHSKTRSNPENNVGLITLANDCEVLTTLTPDTGRILSKLHTVQPKGKITFCTGIRVAHLALKHRQGKNHKMRIIAFVGSPVEDNEKDLVKLAKRLKKEKVNVDIINFGEEEVNTEKLTAFVNTLNGKDGTGSHLVTVPPGPSLADALISSPILAGEGGAMLGLGASDFEFGVDPSADPELALALRVSMEEQRQRQEEEARRAAAASAAEAGITTPGTEGERDSDDALLKMTISQQEFGRAGLPDLSSMTEEEQIAYAMQMSLQGAEFGQAEAADIDASSAMDTSEPVKEEDDYDVMQDPEFLQSVLENLPGVDPNNEAIRNAMGSLASQATKDGKKDKKEEEK; translated from the exons GCCGTCAACATTGTGTGTCACTCAAAGACCCGAAGCAACCCTGAGAATAACGTGGGCCTGATCACACTGGCCAA TGACTGTGAAGTGCTGACCACACTCACCCCTGACACTGGCCGCATCCTCTCCAAGCTCCACACTGTCCAACCCAAAGGCAAGATCACCTTCTGCACTGGCATCCGTGTGGCCCAT ctGGCTCTGAAGCACCGGCAGGGCAAGAATCACAAGATGCGCATCATCGCCTTTGTGGGTAGCCCTGTGGAAGACAACGAGAAGGAT cTGGTGAAACTAGCTAAACgccttaagaaagaaaaagtgaatgTTGACATCATCAATTTTGGGGAAGAG GAGGTGAACACAGAGAAGCTGACAGCCTTTGTGAATACACTGAATGGCAAGGATGGAACCGGATCCCATCTAGTGACGGTGCCTCCTGGGCCCAGCTTGGCTGATGCTCTCATCAGCTCTCCTATTCTGGCTGGTGAAGGCGGTGCCATGCTGGGTCTTGGAGCCAGTGACTTTGAGTTTGGAGTAGATCCCAGTGCTGATCCTGAATTGGCCCTG GCCCTTCGTGTCTCTATGGAAGAGCAGAGGCAGcggcaggaggaggaggcacgGCGGGCCGCTGCGGCCTCTGCAGCTGAAGCTGGAATTACTACACCTGGGACCGAAGGTGAAAGAG ACTCAGATGATGCCCTACTGAAGATGACCATCAGCCAGCAGGAGTTTGGCCGTGCTGGGCTTCCGGACCTAAGCAGCATGACTGAGGAAGAGCAGATTGCCTATGCCATGCAGATGTCCCTGCAGGGAGCAG AGTTTGGCCAAGCAGAAGCAGCTGACATCGATGCCAGCTCAGCCATGGACACATCTGAGCCAGTCAAG GAGGAGGATGACTATGATGTGATGCAGGACCCAGAGTTTCTTCAGAGCGTCCTAGAGAACCTTCCAGGTGTGGATCCCAACAATGAAGCCATTCGAAATGCAATGGGCTCTCTGGCCTCCCAGGCCACCAAGGATGGCAAGAaggacaagaaggaggaagagaagtga
- the Psmd4 gene encoding 26S proteasome non-ATPase regulatory subunit 4 isoform X2: MVLESTMVCVDNSEYMRNGDFLPTRLQAQQDAVNIVCHSKTRSNPENNVGLITLANDCEVLTTLTPDTGRILSKLHTVQPKGKITFCTGIRVAHLALKHRQGKNHKMRIIAFVGSPVEDNEKDLVKLAKRLKKEKVNVDIINFGEEEVNTEKLTAFVNTLNGKDGTGSHLVTVPPGPSLADALISSPILAGEGGAMLGLGASDFEFGVDPSADPELALALRVSMEEQRQRQEEEARRAAAASAAEAGITTPGTEDSDDALLKMTISQQEFGRAGLPDLSSMTEEEQIAYAMQMSLQGAEFGQAEAADIDASSAMDTSEPVKEEDDYDVMQDPEFLQSVLENLPGVDPNNEAIRNAMGSLASQATKDGKKDKKEEEK, translated from the exons GCCGTCAACATTGTGTGTCACTCAAAGACCCGAAGCAACCCTGAGAATAACGTGGGCCTGATCACACTGGCCAA TGACTGTGAAGTGCTGACCACACTCACCCCTGACACTGGCCGCATCCTCTCCAAGCTCCACACTGTCCAACCCAAAGGCAAGATCACCTTCTGCACTGGCATCCGTGTGGCCCAT ctGGCTCTGAAGCACCGGCAGGGCAAGAATCACAAGATGCGCATCATCGCCTTTGTGGGTAGCCCTGTGGAAGACAACGAGAAGGAT cTGGTGAAACTAGCTAAACgccttaagaaagaaaaagtgaatgTTGACATCATCAATTTTGGGGAAGAG GAGGTGAACACAGAGAAGCTGACAGCCTTTGTGAATACACTGAATGGCAAGGATGGAACCGGATCCCATCTAGTGACGGTGCCTCCTGGGCCCAGCTTGGCTGATGCTCTCATCAGCTCTCCTATTCTGGCTGGTGAAGGCGGTGCCATGCTGGGTCTTGGAGCCAGTGACTTTGAGTTTGGAGTAGATCCCAGTGCTGATCCTGAATTGGCCCTG GCCCTTCGTGTCTCTATGGAAGAGCAGAGGCAGcggcaggaggaggaggcacgGCGGGCCGCTGCGGCCTCTGCAGCTGAAGCTGGAATTACTACACCTGGGACCGAAG ACTCAGATGATGCCCTACTGAAGATGACCATCAGCCAGCAGGAGTTTGGCCGTGCTGGGCTTCCGGACCTAAGCAGCATGACTGAGGAAGAGCAGATTGCCTATGCCATGCAGATGTCCCTGCAGGGAGCAG AGTTTGGCCAAGCAGAAGCAGCTGACATCGATGCCAGCTCAGCCATGGACACATCTGAGCCAGTCAAG GAGGAGGATGACTATGATGTGATGCAGGACCCAGAGTTTCTTCAGAGCGTCCTAGAGAACCTTCCAGGTGTGGATCCCAACAATGAAGCCATTCGAAATGCAATGGGCTCTCTGGCCTCCCAGGCCACCAAGGATGGCAAGAaggacaagaaggaggaagagaagtga